One part of the Hydrogenobacter sp. T-2 genome encodes these proteins:
- a CDS encoding glycosyltransferase family 9 protein, which translates to MWVLYRRGGLGDTLLTFPILELLKRSGRKVWVVGNTDYFVIAKEVGWADMVSSEMPKTEFKGKILISYEGNVKPFPEKRMWIVEHYLQSLSLRGEFSKVLPLEPAEKSPLKGCAVLHPSSGSWKKNPSLELFFRIEHFLKKEGYKTIYLIGEADSWLKDHIKSYFESYSPLEIAKALRAALFFVGLDSGLSHLASYCGIPTFIFYGPTDPIVWKPIGERIFQISLELPCSPCFPEVCEERSCFHAKALFAKFLRTFNALS; encoded by the coding sequence ATGTGGGTTTTGTATCGCCGTGGTGGTCTTGGAGATACCCTTTTAACCTTTCCTATCCTTGAGCTTCTAAAAAGGTCTGGAAGAAAGGTCTGGGTGGTAGGAAACACGGACTACTTCGTTATTGCCAAAGAGGTAGGTTGGGCGGATATGGTAAGTTCGGAAATGCCAAAGACTGAGTTTAAAGGAAAGATTTTGATATCCTATGAGGGAAATGTGAAACCTTTTCCAGAAAAGAGAATGTGGATAGTGGAGCACTACCTTCAGAGCTTGTCCTTAAGAGGAGAGTTTTCAAAGGTTTTGCCTCTTGAGCCTGCAGAGAAAAGCCCCCTCAAAGGTTGTGCGGTGCTTCACCCCTCAAGTGGTTCATGGAAGAAAAACCCATCCCTTGAGCTTTTTTTCAGGATTGAGCATTTCCTAAAAAAGGAAGGCTACAAAACCATCTATCTCATAGGTGAAGCGGATAGCTGGCTAAAGGACCATATAAAAAGCTACTTTGAGAGCTACTCACCCCTTGAGATAGCAAAGGCACTAAGGGCTGCTCTGTTTTTTGTAGGTCTTGACAGCGGACTTTCTCATCTCGCCAGCTATTGTGGAATCCCTACCTTTATCTTTTATGGTCCTACAGACCCTATTGTCTGGAAACCTATAGGAGAAAGAATTTTCCAAATAAGCCTTGAGCTTCCCTGTAGTCCATGTTTTCCAGAAGTTTGCGAAGAAAGAAGCTGTTTCCACGCAAAAGCACTTTTTGCTAAGTTTCTGAGAACCTTTAATGCTTTAAGTTGA
- a CDS encoding YraN family protein gives MRKGAEFEELAVKYLEGIGYKVIHRNYHCRVGEIDIIALDGDTVVFVEVKGGKTTDFGDPAERVDRKKMERLLRCIEHYLHKYPSEDYRLDVIVIRNGEIEHIKGVELY, from the coding sequence TTGAGGAAGGGTGCAGAGTTTGAAGAGCTTGCGGTAAAATACCTTGAAGGCATAGGCTACAAGGTTATTCACAGAAACTACCACTGCAGGGTTGGTGAAATAGACATTATTGCCCTTGATGGTGATACGGTAGTCTTTGTAGAGGTAAAAGGAGGTAAAACCACAGACTTTGGAGACCCAGCGGAGAGAGTGGATAGAAAAAAGATGGAGAGACTACTTAGATGCATAGAACACTATCTCCATAAATATCCATCGGAAGACTACAGGCTTGATGTGATAGTTATAAGGAATGGAGAAATTGAACATATAAAGGGTGTGGAGCTCTATTGA
- a CDS encoding DUF192 domain-containing protein, which yields MLIIFNIILFLLVSLSQGQVRECRLLVADTPEKHERGLMHIRSLVGYDGMVFLYKDRAIRHFWNKNTYLELYVYWIDRDKLVGKSYLPPEEKAGPVIVSSPKPVDTVVELLKGRTCTYKNILLSP from the coding sequence ATGCTAATAATTTTCAATATCATCCTGTTCCTTTTAGTCTCTCTTTCTCAGGGGCAAGTGCGTGAATGCAGGCTTCTTGTGGCGGACACACCAGAAAAACATGAAAGAGGGCTCATGCATATAAGGTCTCTTGTAGGTTATGACGGAATGGTTTTTCTTTACAAGGACAGAGCCATAAGGCATTTCTGGAACAAAAACACCTATCTTGAGCTTTATGTTTACTGGATTGACCGAGATAAACTGGTAGGCAAGTCCTATTTACCTCCTGAGGAGAAGGCAGGCCCGGTCATAGTGTCTTCTCCAAAGCCTGTGGATACGGTGGTGGAGCTTCTAAAGGGAAGAACCTGCACCTACAAAAACATATTGCTATCACCTTAG
- a CDS encoding Fur family transcriptional regulator translates to MLKEEKLQEFIEACKNMGLKITPQRVAVYEVLLSRDDHPTVEEIYNEIKKKYPFVSLATVYRTVETLEELGFVKKVAYWGGSVRYDANVSDHHHLICTQCGAIRDVEFCIDWTPPAYMEGYRVHKYSLHIYGVCPKCQAREN, encoded by the coding sequence ATGCTTAAGGAAGAGAAACTTCAAGAGTTTATAGAGGCGTGCAAAAACATGGGGCTAAAGATTACGCCCCAAAGGGTGGCAGTTTATGAAGTATTACTAAGCAGGGATGACCACCCCACAGTTGAGGAGATATACAACGAGATAAAGAAGAAGTATCCCTTTGTGTCTCTTGCTACCGTATACAGAACTGTAGAAACCTTGGAAGAGCTCGGGTTCGTGAAAAAGGTTGCGTATTGGGGTGGTTCTGTAAGATATGACGCTAATGTAAGCGACCATCATCACCTTATATGCACCCAGTGTGGAGCCATAAGAGATGTGGAGTTTTGCATAGATTGGACACCACCCGCATACATGGAAGGCTACAGAGTTCACAAGTATTCCCTACACATATACGGAGTATGCCCTAAATGTCAGGCGAGAGAGAACTGA
- a CDS encoding RNA methyltransferase yields the protein MINHNVFIALLHYPAMDREGRTIITSFTTMDLHDIARPARAYEINTYYIVQPVDGQRYIIKKQIEYWLSQEGLRTNPTRNEVVKMVKLCYTFDEVLEDLQAQRGRRPIIVGTDARTYTNTVSYRWLSEEIHKREKDFLIVFGTGYGIPPSLMNTFDYILEPVYGAGDWNHLSVRNAVAIILDRLLSRNRC from the coding sequence ATGATAAACCACAACGTATTTATAGCACTTCTTCACTATCCTGCAATGGACAGAGAGGGTAGGACGATTATTACTTCCTTCACCACCATGGACCTTCATGATATAGCTCGCCCCGCAAGGGCATACGAGATAAACACCTACTACATAGTTCAACCTGTGGACGGTCAAAGATACATAATAAAAAAGCAGATTGAATATTGGCTCTCACAAGAAGGTCTAAGGACTAACCCTACAAGAAATGAAGTGGTAAAAATGGTAAAGCTGTGTTATACCTTTGACGAAGTCCTTGAAGACCTGCAAGCACAAAGGGGCAGAAGACCTATAATAGTAGGCACGGATGCAAGAACCTATACTAATACAGTTTCTTATCGCTGGCTTTCAGAGGAAATTCACAAAAGAGAGAAGGATTTTCTTATAGTTTTTGGCACGGGTTATGGCATCCCACCGTCTCTTATGAATACCTTTGACTACATCCTTGAACCCGTATATGGTGCAGGAGATTGGAACCATTTATCGGTGAGAAACGCAGTAGCTATAATACTTGATAGACTTTTGAGTAGAAACAGGTGCTGA
- the dapA gene encoding 4-hydroxy-tetrahydrodipicolinate synthase: MFQGSIVALITPFKDGEVDFKALESLIDFHVNNHTDAILVCGTTGESPTLTFEEHERVVEHAVKYANGRIKVIAGTGANATHEAIELTSHAKRVGADACLLVVPYYNKPTQEGLYQHFKTVADEVDIPIILYNIPSRTGVEISPETIYRLVKDCPNIIGSKESTPSMDRISELKRLLGENFTILSGDDSLTLPMMALGAKGVVSVANNIMPREVKALVDYALKGDFQKARELHYYLFDLFKVLFIETNPIPVKTACWALGMCEKEFRLPLCPMKPENEEKLIQTLKKYKLPVVRDA, encoded by the coding sequence ATGTTTCAAGGTTCAATCGTCGCTCTCATAACACCCTTTAAGGACGGAGAGGTTGATTTTAAAGCCCTTGAGAGCCTAATAGACTTTCATGTAAACAACCACACGGATGCTATTTTAGTGTGCGGGACAACTGGAGAGTCTCCTACTCTTACCTTTGAAGAGCATGAGAGGGTAGTGGAGCATGCGGTCAAGTATGCTAACGGAAGGATAAAGGTAATTGCAGGCACGGGTGCAAACGCCACTCATGAAGCCATAGAGCTCACATCTCATGCAAAAAGGGTGGGTGCGGATGCCTGTCTTCTTGTAGTCCCCTACTACAACAAACCTACCCAAGAGGGACTATACCAACACTTCAAAACTGTAGCGGATGAGGTGGACATTCCAATAATTCTCTACAATATACCTTCAAGGACTGGAGTGGAAATATCCCCAGAGACAATATACAGGCTTGTAAAGGACTGTCCCAACATAATAGGCTCAAAGGAGTCTACACCAAGCATGGACAGGATTTCTGAACTAAAAAGGCTCTTAGGAGAAAACTTTACCATACTATCTGGAGACGATTCCCTTACTTTACCCATGATGGCTTTGGGTGCAAAGGGTGTAGTATCTGTTGCCAACAATATAATGCCGAGAGAAGTGAAAGCCCTTGTGGACTATGCTCTAAAGGGTGATTTTCAAAAGGCAAGGGAACTGCACTATTACCTTTTTGACCTCTTTAAAGTGCTCTTTATAGAGACGAATCCCATTCCTGTAAAGACCGCCTGCTGGGCTCTTGGAATGTGTGAAAAGGAGTTCAGGCTTCCCCTTTGTCCCATGAAGCCAGAAAACGAAGAAAAGCTCATACAAACTCTTAAAAAATACAAACTTCCCGTGGTTAGAGATGCTTAA
- a CDS encoding 4a-hydroxytetrahydrobiopterin dehydratase: MSGERELRVYSQQEIEEKLKELPLWRYEKGYILKDFETKNWKETVFLFNAIASLAEAHWHHPDAEVSFKKLRVKLTTHEANGVTDRDFELAKEIEKISSLLLKR, translated from the coding sequence ATGTCAGGCGAGAGAGAACTGAGAGTTTACTCACAACAAGAGATTGAAGAAAAACTCAAAGAACTTCCACTCTGGCGTTATGAAAAGGGATACATATTAAAAGACTTTGAAACCAAGAACTGGAAGGAAACGGTCTTTCTCTTCAACGCTATTGCAAGCCTTGCGGAAGCCCACTGGCATCATCCAGACGCAGAGGTGAGCTTTAAGAAGCTGAGGGTCAAGCTAACCACCCACGAAGCCAATGGTGTAACAGACAGAGACTTTGAGCTTGCCAAAGAGATAGAAAAAATCTCTTCACTTTTACTCAAAAGGTGA
- the mraY gene encoding phospho-N-acetylmuramoyl-pentapeptide-transferase, with the protein MLYHIALYLRDYLFAFNVFKYITFRSFLAVFIAFSITLILTPIFMRKMKAIQRLFKGYIREYTPEGHLVKKYVPTMGGIIIVLSVLLTSLLLMRLDLIYFWVIAFCILGFALIGFWDDFVKLRNKKGISAKQKFLAQVLVAGLTSTLIYLYSGVDTKLYFPLFKNLQIDLGFLYIPFGMLVIVATSNAVNLTDGLDGLAIGPVMTTAASVGIIAYAVGHMDIANYLNIPYVPYAGDLTVLCFAILGAGLGFLWFNAFPAQLFMGDVGALALGAGLGVMALVSKSELLLPIAGGIFVLETLSVILQVVYFKLTKGKRLFKMAPFHHHLELSGVPEPKIVVRMWIVSLLLGILALATLKLR; encoded by the coding sequence ATGCTTTACCACATAGCCTTATATCTAAGAGATTACCTCTTTGCCTTCAATGTGTTTAAATACATAACCTTTCGTTCCTTTTTGGCAGTCTTTATTGCCTTTTCCATTACCCTTATCCTAACACCTATCTTTATGAGAAAGATGAAAGCCATTCAAAGGCTATTCAAGGGCTACATAAGAGAATACACGCCAGAGGGGCATCTTGTAAAAAAATATGTTCCCACTATGGGTGGCATTATCATAGTCCTTTCTGTTCTTTTGACTTCTTTGCTTCTTATGAGGCTTGACCTTATCTATTTTTGGGTTATCGCTTTTTGTATACTGGGTTTTGCTCTAATAGGCTTCTGGGACGACTTTGTTAAGCTAAGGAACAAAAAAGGCATATCCGCCAAGCAAAAATTCTTGGCACAGGTTCTTGTTGCTGGGCTGACATCAACCCTTATATACCTATACAGTGGCGTTGACACAAAGCTATACTTTCCTCTATTCAAAAATCTTCAGATAGACCTTGGGTTCTTATACATTCCCTTCGGTATGCTGGTTATAGTTGCCACTTCTAACGCAGTAAACCTTACAGACGGGCTTGATGGTCTTGCTATAGGTCCTGTGATGACTACCGCTGCAAGTGTGGGTATAATAGCCTATGCGGTAGGTCATATGGACATTGCCAACTATCTGAATATTCCCTATGTTCCCTACGCAGGAGACCTTACAGTTTTATGCTTTGCCATATTAGGTGCAGGGCTTGGCTTTTTGTGGTTTAATGCCTTTCCAGCTCAACTTTTTATGGGAGATGTGGGAGCTTTGGCTTTGGGTGCTGGGCTTGGTGTGATGGCCTTAGTGTCCAAGTCCGAGCTTTTACTTCCTATTGCAGGGGGTATTTTTGTCCTTGAGACTCTTTCTGTTATACTTCAGGTTGTCTACTTTAAGCTCACAAAAGGCAAAAGGCTCTTTAAGATGGCTCCTTTTCATCATCATCTTGAGCTCTCTGGAGTTCCAGAGCCAAAGATCGTGGTAAGGATGTGGATTGTGTCTCTCCTTTTGGGTATTCTCGCCCTTGCCACTCTCAAACTAAGGTGA